CAGTTCGAGATGGGCAAGACGCTGCGCCAGGCCCGCAGCAAGTATAGCGGCGAGAAAAAGGAAAAGGCGGCGGCCAAAAAGAAACGCCTGCGGGAGCTTGGCGACCAGCATGCCGCCGGCCGCCAGTGGCTGCTCAAGGCGGCGGAGGCCGGCTTGCGCCCGGCCCAGGCCGAACTCGCCGACATGTTGCTCGAGGGCGAGGGATTTGCTGCCGACCCGGTGCTGGCCTACATGTGGTTGGCCATCGAAGGCCGCGGCGGGCTGGGGCGCGGCACCCAGGTCAAAGCCCTGGCGGCCAAGATGCGGCCGCAGCAAATAGCCCTGGCGGAAAAGCTGGCCGGCGACTGGTTGCCCTTGCCGCCGGGCTCGCCGCTCGAGACCAGGGTCAAGGCCGCGGCCGCCGAGGCCAGCCGCATTCCCGAACAGTACCAGGCCCTGGCCCAGCGCGGCGAGCTGGCTTTCCGGGCCTCGCTGCCGCTGGCCGAGGAGGGCAACGCCCAGGCCCAGTTCACCTTGGGCCAGATCTACCAGCGCGGGGCAGGCCGCAAACGGGACCTCAAAGGGGCCCTGCATTGGTACCGCCAGGCCGCCGGCCAGGGCCATGTCGACGCCACTTTCGCCGCCATTTCGCTGTGCCTGTCGGCCGACATCCGCTGCCCGGCCAAGGATCGGGCCGCCTGGACCAGGAGCGCCGCCGAGAAGGGCCACGGCGAGGCCCAGGTGCTGCTCGGCCAGCAACTGATGCAGGGCAGCAAAGGGGTAAAGAAGGACGTCGTCGAGGGCTACGTTTGGCTGACCAAAGCCGCGGCAACGATCAGCGGCTATGCCGACTTCCGCGTCAAACTGGCCGAGAGACACATGTCGGATAGCGAGATCGAGGCGGCCGAAAAGCTGCTGGCCGAACGCCTGGGCGATGCCGAGCGTGCCGCCGCGGCCGGCGCCTTCGCCTATCAGGCCCAGGATTACGGCGCCGCGCTGGGGCAATACGCCAAGGCCGCCGAGGCCGGCCACCTGGAGGCCCAGTACATGCTCGGAAGCATGCTGCTCGGCGGCCAGGGCGGTGCCCGCAACGTCGCCCTGGCCAGCGAGTGGCTGAACAAAGCGGCCGAGGGCGATCACGCCCTGGCCCAGGTCATGCTGGGCAACCTGCTCGATCGCGGCCGCGGTGCGGCGCCCGACCCGGTAGCGGCCCGCAACTGGTACCGCGAAGCCGCCGAGGCCGATCAGGGCGGCGGCCAGGCCAATCTGGCCGGCATGCTGGCCCGCGGCCGCGGCGGCCCCAAGGACCCGGTGCTGGCCTTCATGTGGTACCTCATCGAGGATCGCAGCCAGCGCACGACATTGTCGGGCGAGCGCAAAAGCAAACTCGCCGAGAGCATGACGCCGAAACAGATCATGGTGGCTGAAACCCTGGCCAAAGGCTGGATCCCGGTTCGGCTGCACTGGCGCTAGCGGCATGTCGGGATCGAACCCCACCAAAACCCGCAACATCCTGTTCATCATGTGCGACCAGTTGCGCGCCGATCATCTCTCGTGCCTGGGCCACCCCAGCCTGCAAACGCCGCACATCGACGCCCTGGCGGCCAGGGGCGTTAATTTCGAGCGCGCCTATGTGCAATCGGGCGTCTGCGGCCCCTCGCGCATGTCCTTCTATACCGGGCGCTACATGTACAGCCACGGCGCTACCTGGAACGGCGTGCCGCTGTCGGCCCGCGAGAAGACGCTGGGGGACTATCTGCGGCCTGCCGGAATACGCACGGCCCTGGTGGGCAAGACCCACGTCATCGGCGACGAAGCGGCGCTGGAGCGTTTCGGCATCGAGGCCGAATCCGAACGCGCACTGTTGTTGCGCCAGGGCGGCTTCGAGCCCGTCAACCGCCACGAAGGCCACGCGGCACCACCGCCCCAGGCCGCCTACCAGGCCTACCTCAAGGCCCAGGGCTACGACTGCGACGATCCCTGGAGCGATTACGTCTGCGCCGCGGAAGGCCCTGATGGCGAGCTCTGTTCGGGCTGGCGGATGCGCCACGCCGGCCTCGCGGCCCGGGTCGCCGAGCGCCATTCGGAGACCGCCTACTCGACCGACCAGGCCATCCAGTTCATCAGCGACCAGGGCGAGGCACCCTGGCTTCTGCACCTGAGCTACATCAAGCCCCACTGGCCCTACCTGGCACCGGCGCCCTACCACGACATGTTCGGCCCCGAAGACTGCACCCCGGTGCTGCGCAACCAGTCCGAGCGCGACCATCCCCATCCGGTCACGGCCGCCTACTTCGGCCACCCCGAATGCCAAAGCTTCGCCCGCGACGAGGTCATCGCTACCGTCAAGCCGACCTACATGGGCCTGGTCAAGCAGCTCGACGACCATATCGGCCGGCTGATGGCGGCACTGGAGGCACAAGGCCGCCTCGACGACACGCTGATCGTCTTCACCTCCGACCACGGCGATTACCTGGGCGATCATTGGCTTGGCGAAAAGGAGCTCTTCTATGAGCCCTCGATCCGCATCCCGCTGATCATCTCCGACCCGGAGGCGCCGGCAAGCCGGCGGGGCGTGCGCGAGCAACGCCTGGTCGAATCGATCGATCTGGTGCCCACGTTCCTGGAGGCGCTGGGTGTTGAAGCGCCGTCGCACTTGCTCGAGGGCCGCTCGCTCGTGCCGCTGTTGCGGGG
This sequence is a window from Alphaproteobacteria bacterium. Protein-coding genes within it:
- a CDS encoding tetratricopeptide repeat protein translates to MKSIVLAATLMLALALPARADIYDALAAYEAADFEAARKALLPVAKKGDARAQHLLARMYLRGAGVPRNHSQAYQWLIKAAKKGDARAQTALAALFEAGHGVPQEFSDAAKWYRRAAKQGHHKAQAALGRLYINGLGLKRDYVSGHAWLSAAEKGLSGPDLAEVQANIKLAVSEMTLGDLGRGEALAVEIMARTRPGAGQAKPDGDDGKTARDESTSLAAALLLPKYAMFNRRAEVAYESSLLAAEKGEADAQYTQGLILELGAGRPGDAVAALRWYGRAAKQGHAKAAFAAARLCLHGALECQQKRTLGAVRRAAKLGHPWAQALIGESLMLGRRGAGQDVITGYLWLSRALAQDPRFAAQRAKLAGKHMKTKEVVAAEALLLVQLSEPEQQAAKAGAALAKKKYKTALKHFKAAAEAGHLPAQHQLSRLYAKGRGAKRNAKQAAEWTSKAAQAGHTLAQFEMGKTLRQARSKYSGEKKEKAAAKKKRLRELGDQHAAGRQWLLKAAEAGLRPAQAELADMLLEGEGFAADPVLAYMWLAIEGRGGLGRGTQVKALAAKMRPQQIALAEKLAGDWLPLPPGSPLETRVKAAAAEASRIPEQYQALAQRGELAFRASLPLAEEGNAQAQFTLGQIYQRGAGRKRDLKGALHWYRQAAGQGHVDATFAAISLCLSADIRCPAKDRAAWTRSAAEKGHGEAQVLLGQQLMQGSKGVKKDVVEGYVWLTKAAATISGYADFRVKLAERHMSDSEIEAAEKLLAERLGDAERAAAAGAFAYQAQDYGAALGQYAKAAEAGHLEAQYMLGSMLLGGQGGARNVALASEWLNKAAEGDHALAQVMLGNLLDRGRGAAPDPVAARNWYREAAEADQGGGQANLAGMLARGRGGPKDPVLAFMWYLIEDRSQRTTLSGERKSKLAESMTPKQIMVAETLAKGWIPVRLHWR
- a CDS encoding alkaline phosphatase family protein, with translation MSGSNPTKTRNILFIMCDQLRADHLSCLGHPSLQTPHIDALAARGVNFERAYVQSGVCGPSRMSFYTGRYMYSHGATWNGVPLSAREKTLGDYLRPAGIRTALVGKTHVIGDEAALERFGIEAESERALLLRQGGFEPVNRHEGHAAPPPQAAYQAYLKAQGYDCDDPWSDYVCAAEGPDGELCSGWRMRHAGLAARVAERHSETAYSTDQAIQFISDQGEAPWLLHLSYIKPHWPYLAPAPYHDMFGPEDCTPVLRNQSERDHPHPVTAAYFGHPECQSFARDEVIATVKPTYMGLVKQLDDHIGRLMAALEAQGRLDDTLIVFTSDHGDYLGDHWLGEKELFYEPSIRIPLIISDPEAPASRRGVREQRLVESIDLVPTFLEALGVEAPSHLLEGRSLVPLLRGGATSPWREAVFCELDYAFRGARLTLGREVDECRGFMVRDERWKYVHWQGYGPQLYDLENDPDEFVDLGHDPARAAVRSEMRDRLFEWLASRKLRTTLDDASIEERTASHEKRGIYIGIW